A genome region from Rhinopithecus roxellana isolate Shanxi Qingling chromosome 10, ASM756505v1, whole genome shotgun sequence includes the following:
- the LOC104675330 gene encoding elongation factor 1-alpha 1: MGKEKTHINIVVIGHVDSGKSTTTGHLIYKCGGIDKRTIEKFETEAAEMGKGSFKYAWVLDKLKAERERGITIDISLWKFETSKYYVTIIDAPGHRDFIKNMITGTSQADCAVLIVAAGVGEFEAGISKNGQTREHALLAYTLGVKQLIVGVNKMDSTEPPYSQKRYEEIVKEVSTYIKKIGYNPDTVAFVPISGWNGDNMLEPSANMPWFKGWKVTRKDGNASGTTLLEALDCILPPTRPTDKPLRLPLQDVYKIGGIGTVPVGRVETGVLKPSMAVTFAPVNVMTEVKSVEMHHEALSEALPGDNVGFNVKNVSVKDVRRGNVAGDSKNDPPMEAAGFTAQVIILNHPGQISAGYAPVLDCHTAHIACKFAELKEKIDRRSGKKLEDGPKFLKSGDAAIVDMVPGKPMCVESFSDYPSLGRFAVRDMRQTVAVGVIKAVDKKAAGAGKVTKSAQKAQKAK; this comes from the coding sequence TGAGACGGAGGCTGCTGAGATGGGAAAGGGCTCCTTCAAGTATGCCTGGGTCTTGGATAAACTGAAAGCTGAGCGGGAACGTGGTATCACCATTGATATCTCCTTgtggaaatttgagaccagcaagtATTATGTGACTATCATTGACGCCCCAGGACACagagacttcatcaaaaacatGATTACAGGGACATCTCAGGCTGACTGTGCTGTCCTAATTGTTGCTGCTGGTGTTGGTGAATTTGAAGCTGGTATCTCCAAGAATGGGCAGACTCGAGAGCATGCTCTTCTGGCTTACACACTGGGTGTGAAACAACTAATTGTTGGTGTTAACAAAATGGATTCCACTGAGCCACCCTACAGCCAGAAGAGATATGAGGAAATTGTTAAGGAAGTCAGCACTTACATTAAGAAAATTGGCTACAATCCTGACACAGTAGCATTTGTGCCAATTTCTGGTTGGAATGGTGACAACATGCTGGAGCCAAGTGCTAACATGCCTTGGTTCAAGGGATGGAAGGTCACCCGTAAGGATGGCAATGCCAGTGGAACCACGCTGCTTGAGGCTCTGGACTGCATCCTACCACCAACTCGTCCAACTGACAAGCCCTTGCGCCTGCCTCTCCAGGATGTCTACAAAATTGGTGGTATTGGTACTGTTCCTGTTGGCCGAGTGGAGACTGGTGTTCTCAAACCCAGTATGGcggtcacctttgctccagtcaaCGTAATGACTGAAGTAAAATCTGTCGAAATGCACCATGAAGCTTTGAGTGAAGCTCTTCCTGGGGACAACGTGGGCTTTAATGTCAAGAATGTGTCTGTCAAGGATGTTCGTCGTGGCAACGTTGCTGGTGACAGCAAAAACGACCCACCAATGGAAGCAGCTGGCTTCACTGCTCAGGTGATTATCCTGAACCATCCAGGCCAAATAAGTGCTGGCTATGCCCCTGTGTTGGATTGCCACACGGCTCACATTGCATGCAAGTTTgctgagctgaaggaaaagattGATCGCCGTTCTGGTAAAAAACTGGAAGATGGCCCTAAATTCTTGAAGTCTGGTGATGCTGCCATTGTTGATATGGTTCCTGGCAAGCCTATGTGTGTTGAGAGCTTCTCAGACTATCCATCTTTGGGTCGCTTTGCTGTTCGTGATATGAGGCAGACAGTTGCGGTGGGTGTCATCAAAGCAGTGGACAAGAAGGCTGCTGGAGCTGGCAAGGTCACCAAGTCTGCCCAGAAAGCTCAGAAGGCTAAATGA